The DNA region AATAAGCTTTATCACCAAAATACTCTGTTTCAAATAGCGTAGTAGTCCCTTCACAGGCAGCAGGTGTCAAAATGGGAGATTCAATTAGGTAAAAGCCCTTTTTCTGTAAAAATTGATGAATAGCTTTCACAATTTCCACCCTAATTCTTAAAATGGCATTCTGCCTCTGGGTTCTTATCCAGAGATGTCGATAATTCATTAAAAATCCTACACCATGTTTTTTTAAAGAGATGGGATAATCTTCATAAGCATTTTGAATAACCTGAATGGTCTTAACCAGCATTTCATATCCACTGGGAGCTCTTTGCTCCTTTTTTATAATCCCCTCTACCAAGATAGAAGATTCATAATTAAGTTCATCCAGCAAATTAAAATATTGATCCTCCATTTCACTCTTGACCAGGATTCCCTGCAAAAATCCTGTTCCATCCCTGATAATCATAAATTTTACTTTACCGCTGGAACGTTGATTATAAAGCCATCCTTTGATAGTAACATATTCCGTTTCATAATTTCCAACCTCTGATATAGCAATCACTTTCATCAGATTACCTCCTACTCAATACCTAAAACAGATAATTTATTAATTTTTAATGAATTAAGATTTAAGCACTGTCTGCAATAAGGTCTTGCAAATAGGTCAAAATTTGGTCTCGGGAAACTGTTTGCTGTGTTCCCTTTAGCATATTTTTTATTATTACCTTATTTTTCTTTAACTCTTCTGGCCCTAAAATAATCACATAAGGAGCTTGTAATTTGTTAGCCATCCTCATCTGTGCTTTTAAACTTCTACCAAGAAAATCCATCTCCGTAGAAATTCCCATTGCCCTTATCTGATTGGCAATTTTCAGGGCAAAAATAATTTGATCCTGACTGGTTGTAGTTACAAAAATCTTAATTCCACCCCAAACCGGAATCTTAATATCTTGCTTGATCATAGTTTCCAAAATTCTCTCCATACCGGCGGCAAAGCCTACAGCCGGAGTGGATTTACCACCCAATTCTTCTGATAGATAATCATATCTACCACCGCCGCCTACTGCATTCTGAGCTCCCAGTTCACCGGATAAAATCTCAAAAGCAGTTTTGGTATAGTAATCCAATCCTCTCACCAATAAAGGATTAATTTGATAGGTAATGTCGAGATTATCCAGGTAATATCTCAATCTGCTAAAATGAGTGGCACAATCCTCACATAAATAGTCAAAAATAGAAGGACATTTCTTGATTTCTATCTGACATTGTTCCTTTTTACAATCCAGTATTCTAAGAGGATTTTTGTCATAACGTAATTGACAATCAGGGCATAATAAACTTTTCTTTTCCTGAAAATAATATCTAAGTGCCTTGAGATAATCAGTTCTGCATTGCCGGCAACCAACACTATTTAACATCAGTCTTAAATCGGTCAATCCTAATTTTTTGTAAACAGCCAGGGAGGCAGCTATAATCTCTGCATCAATAATGGGTAATGAGGATCCAATGGCTTCTAAGCCAAACTGATTGAATTGCCGATATCTACCTGCCTGTGGTTTTTCACAACGGAACATGCTTCCAATATAGAATAATTTGCTCAAGAGATTTTCCCGGCTAAGATTGTGCTCTATATATGCCCTAACTACAGGAGCAGTCCCCTCGGGACGTAAAGTTAAACTTCTCCCTTTGCGATCTTGAAAAGTGAACATTTCCTTATTCACAATATCAGTCGATTCTCCAATTCCTCTAACAAATAATTCAGTATATTCAAAAGCAGGTGTTCTTATTTCTCTATAGCCAAAGTTTTGTAATACTTCTTTTATTGTATTTTCCAGATAATACCAGTAATCTATCTTGGTAGGAAGTATATCACTGGTTCCTTTTGGTAATCTTGCTAACAATATTATCTCCTTACAGGATATTCAAGATGAATCCTTCTCCTTGGTTATCCCCTTTATAGTATTTGGTATATCGTATTATATTAGGCTTATGGAATATTATGTTATTGGTTATGAACTGATTAATAAAAATTTATCCCTTAGTTACAATCCACTCTTTAATAATAAATGATTACAGTTCTATTTTAAGAGAAATTAACACGATATATTCCTAAGCTAAATAAAAAACCTGATAATATTATAGTAATTAATAATATTATCAGGGACGAAAATTTCTTTTCGCGGTGCCACCCTCATTGAATGGATGAAATATCCCATTCCGCTCATTCTTTTAACGCACTGGGACGAATAGATTTGATAAAATCAATTTATTTCAGGAAGACTAATTAGGGGATGTCCTTCGATTGCCTGATATGGTAATCTACTTTCCCCTCTCAATCTATTAGCCAATTATAAATTGAAAAGTACAAATACTGGTGATATTTTACCTAATCTTATCTTTAAAGTCAAAAATATTATCAGAATCAATATAATCAAGAAATGCTTTCTTGCTAATTGCTCTTCTTAATGCTTCCTCTCTGGTAATCTTACCAGCCATTAACAAATCTTTTAAAGATTGGTCTAAACTTTGCATACCAATCTTTCTGCTTATCTGTATAGTGGAGGGTATCTGGTAAATCTTTTCATCTCTAATTAAATTACGAATAGCTGGCGTAGCTAGCATCAGTTCTGCTGCTACCACTCTACCCTGTCCATCCGCAGTTGGAATAAGAGTCTGGGCAATAACCGCTTCAATGGTACCTGCTACTTGCAGGCGTGCCTGAGCTTGTTGATGGGCGGGAAAGGCATTAATTATTCTCTCAATAGTATCGGCGGCACTATTGGTATGGAGTGTAGAAAAAACAAGATGACCTGTCTCGGCAGCCCTTAAAGCCATAGAGATGGTTTCTAAATCTCTCATTTCTCCCACTAAAATTACATCAGGATCCTCCCGTAAAGCAACCCTTAAAGCACTGGCAAAAGAATCAGTATGGTCACCAATTTCTCTTTGGGATATGACACAATTATTGTGTTGATGAATATACTCAATAGGATCTTCAATTGAAATAATATGTTCATAACGGTTATTATTTACTATATCAATTAAAGCAGCCAGGGTAGTAGATTTACCACTTCCGGTGGGTCCGGTAACCAGCACAATTCCTCTGCTCTGCTCTGCTAAAGAACCAATTACCTCTGGCAATCCTAATTGTTCAATTGACATTATTTCTGTCGGAATCAATCTTATTGCTGCTGCTTCCCCCAGTCTATGACGAAAAATATTAATTCTAAATCGTGAGACATCTGGCATTTCATAAGCGAAGTCAAATTGCTTATCTTTCTCAAATGATTTTTTTTGATTATCTTTTAATAAAGTATATATTAGTTCATGAACATCTTCAACGCTTAAGACCGGAAAACTACTTTTCCTTAATTTACCGTTTAAACGAAAAACTGGTGGAATGCCTATATTTAAGTGAACATCTGAAGCACCCTGTTCTTTGGCTAATATTAAAATATCCTGTATCTTAAAGTCCATTTATCTATTTCTCCTCTTGCTATAATACTATAATAATTATTTGTACAAAGAATTACTCGGATTAGTTATTACCATATATCTGGATATTCTTTCTCTATATACTG from Atribacterota bacterium includes:
- the hisS gene encoding histidine--tRNA ligase, which codes for MLARLPKGTSDILPTKIDYWYYLENTIKEVLQNFGYREIRTPAFEYTELFVRGIGESTDIVNKEMFTFQDRKGRSLTLRPEGTAPVVRAYIEHNLSRENLLSKLFYIGSMFRCEKPQAGRYRQFNQFGLEAIGSSLPIIDAEIIAASLAVYKKLGLTDLRLMLNSVGCRQCRTDYLKALRYYFQEKKSLLCPDCQLRYDKNPLRILDCKKEQCQIEIKKCPSIFDYLCEDCATHFSRLRYYLDNLDITYQINPLLVRGLDYYTKTAFEILSGELGAQNAVGGGGRYDYLSEELGGKSTPAVGFAAGMERILETMIKQDIKIPVWGGIKIFVTTTSQDQIIFALKIANQIRAMGISTEMDFLGRSLKAQMRMANKLQAPYVIILGPEELKKNKVIIKNMLKGTQQTVSRDQILTYLQDLIADSA
- a CDS encoding type IV pilus twitching motility protein PilT; its protein translation is MDFKIQDILILAKEQGASDVHLNIGIPPVFRLNGKLRKSSFPVLSVEDVHELIYTLLKDNQKKSFEKDKQFDFAYEMPDVSRFRINIFRHRLGEAAAIRLIPTEIMSIEQLGLPEVIGSLAEQSRGIVLVTGPTGSGKSTTLAALIDIVNNNRYEHIISIEDPIEYIHQHNNCVISQREIGDHTDSFASALRVALREDPDVILVGEMRDLETISMALRAAETGHLVFSTLHTNSAADTIERIINAFPAHQQAQARLQVAGTIEAVIAQTLIPTADGQGRVVAAELMLATPAIRNLIRDEKIYQIPSTIQISRKIGMQSLDQSLKDLLMAGKITREEALRRAISKKAFLDYIDSDNIFDFKDKIR